In Archocentrus centrarchus isolate MPI-CPG fArcCen1 chromosome 21, fArcCen1, whole genome shotgun sequence, the following are encoded in one genomic region:
- the il1rl2 gene encoding interleukin-1 receptor type 1, translated as MRTMAAAGRVTLLTALLSLASVVARNHRGDVDTFRVSAGHLFLLKCYTAKAHDNVIWSRGEGESQNLPAGVEVRDKLLWFLPAQISHNGPYTCEKRNQSGALLLRLRFWVSVSSEECPETVENISITKGVSESLPCKQNEIFRLNSKLSVRWMKDCSPVQRQGEPISVDKQGNMRLPQASEEDNGKYTCLIDVSLNGRKYNASRSILLTVKDDTHERIFVGPQLVTPEEQEITVKVGLRAELQCLAYIGFSEDNETLMYWTFDNNYIEDIKEISESEKIIHEGGKVYALSILSIPKVHGKFLNVPFECHLDSLAGEQTSMIKLKEANHSSFYMSLALCLSASLAVLVLAACFFFFRVHLILAYRNLLAHFPKQQVPDGKLYDAYVSFLHYNTMSSDEVASFAMQILPEKLEEQYGYALFIRGRDDCPGEAMHETTAGIMQQCRRLIIILSSEGKTEGTTSLHDNQSQLWYEQKIGLYDALTKNDLRVILVEIGGPVDYSHLPESLRYIKRKQGALKWNKHFFGTHKLSELHSKGNFWKNLRYHMPPVPARRLQTIV; from the exons ATGAGGACAATGGCAGCGGCAGGTCGGGTCACCTTGCTGACTGCACTGTTGTCTCTGGCATCTGTTGTGGCACGCA ACCACAGAGGGGACGTTGACACCTTCCGTGTGAGTGCTGGccatttatttctgctgaaGTGCTACACAGCTAAGGCTCATGACAATGTGATCTGGAGCAGAGGGGAGGGTGAAAGTCAGAACCTGCCCGCCGGAGTGGAAGTCAGGGACAAGTTACTGTGGTTCCTGCCTGCCCAGATATCCCATAATGGACCTTACACCTGTGAGAAAAG GAATCAGTCAGGAGCGTTATTGCTGAGGCTAAGATTTTGGGTGTCAGTATCCAGTGAAGAATGCCCCGAAACAGTCGAGAATATATCCATCACAAAGGGAGTCAGCGAAAGCCTTCCCTGCAAACAGAATGAAATCTTCAGACTGAATAGCAAACTGAGTGTACGATGGATGAAG gACTGCAGTCCTGTTCAGCGGCAAGGGGAGCCCATCTCTGTGGATAAACAAGGCAACATGAGGCTTCCTCAAGCTTCAGAGGAGGATAACGGGAAATACACCTGTCTGATAGACGTTAGCTTGAATGGCAGGAAATATAACGCTTCGCGCAGCATCCTGTTGACTGTTAAAGATG ACACCCATGAGCGAATTTTTGTAGGGCCCCAGCTGGTGACCCCCGAAGAGCAAGAGATCACAGTTAAAGTAG GTTTGAGAGCGGAGCTGCAGTGTTTAGCCTACATAGGCTTCAGTGAGGATAATGAGACTCTCATGTACTGGACTTTTGACAACAATTACATTGAGGACATCAAGGAGATCAGTGAGTCCGAGAAAAT TATTCATGAAGGAGGCAAAGTGTACGCACTGTCTATTCTGTCTATTCCTAAAGTTCATGGCAAGTTCCTGAATGTCCCATTTGAGTGCCATTTAGACAGCCTAGCAGGAGAACAAACCAGCATGATAAAGCTTAAAGAAG ctAACCACAGTTCCTTCTACATGAGTTTggctctctgcctctctgcgtCCCTGGCTGTTCTGGTCTTGGCTgcttgcttcttcttcttcagagtaCACCTGATATTAGCCTACAGGAATCTGTTGGCACATTTTCCCAAACAACAAG TTCCAGATGGGAAGCTCTATGATGCCTATGTGAGTTTCCTCCATTATAACACCATGAGTTCAGACGAGGTGGCGAGCTTTGCCATGCAGATCCTACCTGAGAAGCTGGAGGAACAATATGGTTATGCCCTGTTTATCAGAGGACGGGATGACTGCCCTGGAGAAG CAATGCATGAGACAACTGCTGGTATAATGCAACAATGCCGCAGACTGATTATCATCTTGTCATCTGAGGGAAAGACAGAGGGAACAACTTCCTTACATGACAACCAAAGCCAGCTGTGGTATGAGCAGAAAATTGGTCTTTATGATGCTTTGACCAAGAATGACCTCAGAGTAATTCTGGTCGAAATTG GTGGTCCAGTGGATTATAGTCACTTGCCAGAATCTCTGCGTTATATTAAGAGGAAACAAGGAGCTCTGAAATGGAACAAGCACTTTTTTGGAACGCACAAACTCTCAGAATTACATTCAAAAGGAAACTTTTGGAAAAATCTCAGGTACCACATGCCCCCAGTGCCTGCAAGAAGACTACAGACTATTGTCTGA